One stretch of Priestia megaterium DNA includes these proteins:
- the iolE gene encoding myo-inosose-2 dehydratase, whose product MGNENILWGIAPIGWRNDDIPEIGAENTLQHLLSDIVVAGFQGTEVGGFFPEPSILNKELELRNLRIAGQWFSSFIIRDGIEETLSLFHKHCQYLQEVDADVAVVSEQTYSVQGIERNVFAEKPYFSDQEWEALCAGLNELGKIAAEYGLHLVYHHHMGTGVQTLAEIDRLMEGTDANHVHLLYDTGHIYVSDGDYMELLHKHIDRIKHVHFKDARRNVLEQCKREGKSFLQSFLAGMFTVPGDGCVDFTNVYKALVDYNYKGWIVVEAEQDPSIAHPLEYALMARKYINEKLVIHS is encoded by the coding sequence ATGGGAAACGAAAATATTTTGTGGGGAATTGCTCCAATCGGCTGGAGAAATGATGATATTCCTGAAATTGGTGCAGAAAACACATTGCAGCATCTGTTAAGCGATATCGTCGTAGCGGGCTTTCAAGGAACAGAAGTGGGAGGTTTTTTTCCTGAACCAAGCATATTAAACAAAGAGCTTGAGCTTCGAAATTTAAGAATTGCGGGTCAATGGTTTAGCAGTTTTATCATTCGTGATGGCATAGAGGAAACGTTAAGTTTATTTCACAAACATTGTCAGTATCTACAGGAAGTGGATGCTGACGTGGCGGTCGTATCTGAGCAAACTTACAGTGTTCAAGGGATTGAAAGAAATGTTTTTGCTGAAAAACCTTATTTCAGTGATCAAGAATGGGAAGCTTTATGTGCAGGATTAAATGAGCTGGGAAAAATCGCAGCAGAATACGGTTTACACCTTGTCTATCATCACCATATGGGAACAGGTGTACAAACATTAGCTGAAATTGATCGGTTAATGGAAGGAACGGACGCAAATCATGTTCATCTCCTATATGATACGGGACATATTTATGTTTCTGACGGAGACTATATGGAGCTATTACATAAACATATAGATCGTATTAAACACGTTCATTTTAAGGATGCAAGAAGAAACGTACTAGAGCAGTGCAAGCGAGAAGGAAAGTCATTTTTGCAGTCGTTTCTAGCGGGTATGTTTACCGTGCCGGGTGATGGATGTGTAGATTTTACAAACGTGTATAAAGCGTTAGTTGACTATAATTACAAAGGATGGATTGTGGTTGAGGCGGAACAGGACCCTTCCATTGCGCATCCATTGGAATATGCTTTAATGGCCCGAAAGTACATTAACGAAAAGTTAGTTATTCATTCTTAA